In the genome of Phlebotomus papatasi isolate M1 chromosome 2, Ppap_2.1, whole genome shotgun sequence, one region contains:
- the LOC129804264 gene encoding uncharacterized protein LOC129804264 isoform X1: protein MFNTLASYLLGNSISSSSTCGANKKKEEENHDNRTGDADSPSADRHNLLRTVADDDDWLLVERDCIADDDVSLPRTDSEEELPIVEIKNSPLVTKTRHNSRHAEPSTALVAVNSMEESWFVTPPSCFTGTQAIHMETSPLENLLIEHPSMSVYHSIRGPSQPIENDMVVLNYEAEENQPHPADERIVNHTTRVSARVRRSDRVVSLEEKQGYLYRNAQMVIFFSWTFSLSKENYNPQKNLNYALRILSNSQQTHIHTFVTVTLHIQRIFWHVVLLSVYFLAKISSITLHPDTYLFLVEKSFVIKIIIAIIVLFTIIGSILFHIVF from the exons ATGTTCAATACGTTGGCATCCTATCTCTTGGGAAATTCGATTAGTAGCAGCAGCACTTGTGGAGCCAATAAAAAGAAGGAGGAGGAGAATCACGACAATCGAACTGGAGACGCGGATTCACCGTCAGCTGATCGACACAATCTACTGCGTACCGTTGCTGACGACGACGACTGGCTACTGGTGGAGCGTGATTGCATTGCCGACGACGACGTTAGTCTCCCGCGCACTGACTCTGAGGAAGAATTGCCCattgttgaaataaaaaatagtccTTTGGTAACTAAGACACGTCACAATAGTCGTCATGCTGAACCATCGACAGCCCTCGTGGCCGTCAATTCCATGGAGGAATCCTGGTTCGTGACACCACCATCATGCTTCACAGGCACCCAGGCCATCCACATGGAGACGTCGCCACTCGAGAATCTCCTGATTGAGCATCCGAG TATGTCTGTATACCACAGCATCCGGGGCCCTTCTCAACCCATCGAGAACGACATGGTCGTGCTGAACTATGAAGCCGAGGAGAATCAACCCCATCCGGCCGACGAGAGAATCGTCAATCAT ACAACTCGAGTCTCAGCCAGGGTCCGGCGCTCGGATCGCGTCGTGTCATTGGAGGAGAAGCAGGGCTATTTGTATCGCAATGCtcaaatggtaatttttttttcttggaccTTCTcactttcaaaagaaaattataatccCCAAAAAAACCTCAATTATGCTCTAAGAATCCTCTCCAATTCTCAACAAACACACATACACACATTTGTCACTGTTACCTTACACATTCAAAGGATTTTTTGGCATGTTGTGTTGCTCTCTGTGTATTTCCTGGCCAAAATCTCCTCCATAACACTTCACCCAGAcacatatttatttttagtagaGAAAAGTTTcgtcataaaaattattattgcaaTCATTGTGTTATTCACGATCATTGGCTCAATATTATTTCACATAGTGTTTTAA
- the LOC129804264 gene encoding tumor protein p53-inducible nuclear protein 2 isoform X2, translating to MFNTLASYLLGNSISSSSTCGANKKKEEENHDNRTGDADSPSADRHNLLRTVADDDDWLLVERDCIADDDVSLPRTDSEEELPIVEIKNSPLVTKTRHNSRHAEPSTALVAVNSMEESWFVTPPSCFTGTQAIHMETSPLENLLIEHPSMSVYHSIRGPSQPIENDMVVLNYEAEENQPHPADERIVNHTTRVSARVRRSDRVVSLEEKQGYLYRNAQMNHDKKQRQKLCRNALIRSNKTNEVNAKNGRQKRSDKQHSKNASRANNNRKC from the exons ATGTTCAATACGTTGGCATCCTATCTCTTGGGAAATTCGATTAGTAGCAGCAGCACTTGTGGAGCCAATAAAAAGAAGGAGGAGGAGAATCACGACAATCGAACTGGAGACGCGGATTCACCGTCAGCTGATCGACACAATCTACTGCGTACCGTTGCTGACGACGACGACTGGCTACTGGTGGAGCGTGATTGCATTGCCGACGACGACGTTAGTCTCCCGCGCACTGACTCTGAGGAAGAATTGCCCattgttgaaataaaaaatagtccTTTGGTAACTAAGACACGTCACAATAGTCGTCATGCTGAACCATCGACAGCCCTCGTGGCCGTCAATTCCATGGAGGAATCCTGGTTCGTGACACCACCATCATGCTTCACAGGCACCCAGGCCATCCACATGGAGACGTCGCCACTCGAGAATCTCCTGATTGAGCATCCGAG TATGTCTGTATACCACAGCATCCGGGGCCCTTCTCAACCCATCGAGAACGACATGGTCGTGCTGAACTATGAAGCCGAGGAGAATCAACCCCATCCGGCCGACGAGAGAATCGTCAATCAT ACAACTCGAGTCTCAGCCAGGGTCCGGCGCTCGGATCGCGTCGTGTCATTGGAGGAGAAGCAGGGCTATTTGTATCGCAATGCtcaaatg AACCACGACAAGAAGCAACGCCAGAAGTTGTGTCGGAATGCACTGATTAGATCCAACAAGACCAATGAGGTGAATGCCAAGAATGGACGCCAGAAGCGTTCGGACAAGCAACACTCCAAGAATGCCAGTCGCGCCAATAACAATCGCAAGTGCTAA
- the LOC129804264 gene encoding tumor protein p53-inducible nuclear protein 1 isoform X3, producing the protein MFNTLASYLLGNSISSSSTCGANKKKEEENHDNRTGDADSPSADRHNLLRTVADDDDWLLVERDCIADDDVSLPRTDSEEELPIVEIKNSPLVTKTRHNSRHAEPSTALVAVNSMEESWFVTPPSCFTGTQAIHMETSPLENLLIEHPSMSVYHSIRGPSQPIENDMVVLNYEAEENQPHPADERIVNHNHDKKQRQKLCRNALIRSNKTNEVNAKNGRQKRSDKQHSKNASRANNNRKC; encoded by the exons ATGTTCAATACGTTGGCATCCTATCTCTTGGGAAATTCGATTAGTAGCAGCAGCACTTGTGGAGCCAATAAAAAGAAGGAGGAGGAGAATCACGACAATCGAACTGGAGACGCGGATTCACCGTCAGCTGATCGACACAATCTACTGCGTACCGTTGCTGACGACGACGACTGGCTACTGGTGGAGCGTGATTGCATTGCCGACGACGACGTTAGTCTCCCGCGCACTGACTCTGAGGAAGAATTGCCCattgttgaaataaaaaatagtccTTTGGTAACTAAGACACGTCACAATAGTCGTCATGCTGAACCATCGACAGCCCTCGTGGCCGTCAATTCCATGGAGGAATCCTGGTTCGTGACACCACCATCATGCTTCACAGGCACCCAGGCCATCCACATGGAGACGTCGCCACTCGAGAATCTCCTGATTGAGCATCCGAG TATGTCTGTATACCACAGCATCCGGGGCCCTTCTCAACCCATCGAGAACGACATGGTCGTGCTGAACTATGAAGCCGAGGAGAATCAACCCCATCCGGCCGACGAGAGAATCGTCAATCAT AACCACGACAAGAAGCAACGCCAGAAGTTGTGTCGGAATGCACTGATTAGATCCAACAAGACCAATGAGGTGAATGCCAAGAATGGACGCCAGAAGCGTTCGGACAAGCAACACTCCAAGAATGCCAGTCGCGCCAATAACAATCGCAAGTGCTAA
- the LOC129804254 gene encoding ubiquitin-conjugating enzyme E2 N-like isoform X2, producing MENLPRRIIKETQRLMQEPVPGISAIPDETNARYFHVVVAGPKDSPFEGGNFKLELFLPEEYPLSAPKVRFITRIYHPNIDRLGRICLDILKDKWSPALQIRTVLLSIQALLSAPNPDDPLANDVAELWKMNEVAAIQNARDWTRKYASA from the coding sequence atggaaaacctCCCGCGACGAATCATAAAGGAAACTCAACGACTGATGCAGGAGCCTGTACCTGGAATCTCAGCCATTCCCGATGAGACAAATGCCAGGTACTTCCATGTGGTTGTAGCTGGACCAAAAGATTCTCCGTTTGAGGGTGGAAACTTCAAATTGGAACTCTTTCTACCGGAAGAGTATCCACTGTCAGCCCCCAAAGTTCGCTTCATCACACGAATCTATCATCCCAATATCGATCGTCTGGGACGGATTTGTCTGGATATCCTGAAGGATAAATGGAGTCCTGCACTGCAGATTCGTACAGTACTCCTGTCCATTCAGGCATTACTCAGTGCACCAAATCCCGATGATCCTCTGGCCAATGATGTGGCTGAATTGTGGAAGATGAATGAGGTGGCTGCTATCCAGAATGCACGTGACTGGACACGGAAGTATGCTTCAGCTTAG
- the LOC129804254 gene encoding geranylgeranyl transferase type-2 subunit alpha-like isoform X1 yields the protein MHGRLKVRTTEEEAARKKLEQDEKLKAYKAAMKRIQEKRSTQELDKEMMELTRKLLSSNPDIYTLWNIRRECFHALRDSLTEEELKDLHAGDLLFTEQCLQVNPKSYGAWHHRGWVLENRSDPDWKKEVDLCTRYLKIDERNFHCWQYRRYVAEKAGVTPESELLFCTQKIQQNFSNYSSWHYRSKLLPLLFPHETDPQRAICEEKLRSELELVLTAAFTDPKDSSAWFYQRWLLGYSELPLDLAAFRQSGNLATVAFTKAINLHECQLSGDFLPLGNVAEWKSTSGSIYDNTWVKSIPEDSPSTDDCKANRELVFQDESNQEYRMEVRKAKGGFVGVKLPKFEHIFGKVVVNHLKEQLDSCNQLLEFEPDSKWTLLTAALLMRAIDRKTYHARALEFLRKLQTVDSLRSGYYKDLASKWAVEQVIEKWMEAGNFEAPIDLSSLQITTIPYEQFMSVASEINLAENQLQDRSLAKLVALQNCKILNLRSNPVGKEAIETLCEKLRNTTILSDFS from the exons ATG CACGGACGCTTAAAAGTGAGGACGACTGAGGAAGAAGCTGCTCGGAAGAAATTGGAGCAGGATGAGAAGCTGAAGGCTTACAAGGCAGCAATGAAGCGAATTCAGGAGAAAAGGAGTACCCAGGAATTGGATAAAGAGATGATGGAACTCACACGAAAGCTTCTCAGTAGCAATCCTGACATCTACACTCTTTGGAACATCAGAAGGGAATGTTTTCACGCACTGAGGGATTCCCTGACTGAAGAAGAGCTCAAAGATCTCCATGCAGGAGATCTTCTATTCACCGAGCAGTGCCTTCAGGTCAATCCAAAGTCATACGGAGCATGGCACCATCGTGGATGGGTCTTGGAAAATCGCTCAGATCCAGATTGGAAGAAGGAAGTTGATCTCTGTACCAGGTATCTCAAGATAGATGAGAGAAACTTCCACTGCTGGCAATATCGAAGATATGTGGCTGAGAAAGCAGGAGTAACGCCAGAGAGTGAACTCCTCTTCTGCACCCAAAAAATCCAACAGAATTTCTCCAATTATTCCTCCTGGCACTATCGCAGCAAACTTCTGCCTCTGCTCTTTCCCCATGAGACTGATCCCCAGAGAGCCATTTGTGAAGAGAAATTGAGGAGCGAGCTGGAACTCGTGCTGACAGCTGCTTTCACAGATCCAAAGGACAGCAGTGCTTGGTTCTATCAGAGATGGCTTTTGGGCTACTCAGAGCTTCCCCTGGACCTGGCTGCATTCCGCCAATCGGGCAATTTAGCCACTGTGGCTTTCACAAAAGCTATTAACCTTCACGAGTGTCAACTTTCTGGGGATTTCCTGCCACTCGGAAATGTGGCAGAATGGAAATCAACTTCTGGAAGCATTTATGATAACACCTGGGTCAAGAGCATCCCTGAAGACTCTCCCAGCACTGACGACTGCAAGGCGAACAGGGAGCTTGTCTTTCAGGATGAATCCAATCAGGAGTACCGAATGGAAGTTAGAAAGGCCAAAGGAGGATTTGTGGGCGTCAAACTTCCAAAATTTGAGCACATTTTTGGCAAAGTCGTAGTGAATCACCTGAAAGAGCAGCTGGATTCTTGCAATCAACTCTTGGAATTCGAACCAGACAGCAAGTGGACCCTCCTGACAGCTGCCCTTCTCATGAGAGCCATCGACAGGAAGACCTATCATGCCAGAGCTCTGGAATTTCTCAGGAAACTCCAAACCGTGGATTCCCTACGCAGTGGCTACTACAAGGACCTTGCAAGCAAATGGGCTGTAGAGCAGGTGATAGAAAAATGGATGGAAGCTGGGAACTTTGAAGCACCCATTGATCTCTCATCCTTACAAATCACAACGATTCCCTACGAACAATTTATGAGTGTGGCAAGTGAAATTAATTTGGCAGAAAACCAGCTACAGGATAGGTCTCTGGCAAAACTAGTAGCTCTGCAGAACTGCAAAATTCTCAATCTGAGGAGCAATCCCGTTGGGAAGGAAGCGATTGAAACCCTCTGTGAAAAATTAAGGAATACCACGATCCTCTCGGATTTCTCCTAA
- the LOC129804247 gene encoding exocyst complex component 3: MDLQELDKEAKELAIRNVKNMLQRSGQLEKVDQYRNRISRKKASVESQLKTAMQNQLDGVRVGLKQLESCLANIEDIKVRMKEVEDLLSTVPEINDALDPVRDENTKHSQYATAMENLKHIFTVQSSVSKTMQWIEEDKLLHAHQCLSDLENSRDDLLFELHKLPKQYVHDKITLKRYFEKVETVSQELERKIRLILNRALNTVRKEPTVIVTALRIIEREEKSDQFAIAQQKQTGFMPPGRPKQWRKMAMEVLNKSVVQRIEGSMLEERTDNKLWLVRNLEITRQFMQEDLRVVKSLCVPCFPPHYDIFNEYVKMYHSALSKSLEEIVMQGLEGNEYVSILSWITNTYTGAELMAHPELRVDLSIVGPLIKPELLKQMETEYLKTMERNYEEWMTKTLETEKQDWQNGSPPDEEDQEKYYHTSAPVIIFQMIDQNLQVTNTIHAELTFNALVLSVQQVVIYGRKYRVGIFEFKEAHFRDRSRAPYFTQHMITIVNNCQQMIELAHQMKQLYWPKSRTDRYEHFEELTSTFQQLRDEAASFLLEEAFLDLEVHFNELFTAKWTGSNVTVETICATLADYFNDYNHLRVINFEYVIQEAQKIVVKRYLRAMLSKRISKPRQECHVLAKKINEETNQLRALFDETGCGAKGSDSPIKIISTLANLLTCDFEMLVLDLHTLFANYPSISEDQLMRLFYIRNDIKATEVKEKIQDAMRSRKNTVSHDKQDSIFKEIVFSDRLW, translated from the exons ATGGATCTGCAGGAACTTGATAAGGAGGCTAAGGAGCTAGCTATAAGGAATGTGAAGAACATGCTCCAGCGCTCGGGGCAGCTTGAGAAAGTTGATCAGTATCGCAATAGGATATCAAGGAAGAAGGCTTCTGTGGAGTCGCAGCTGAAGACTGCAATGCAGAACCAGTTGGATGGTGTGAGAGTTGGACTGAAGCAACTAGAGTCATGTCTAGCCAATATTGAAGATATCAAAGTCAG GATGAAGGAAGTTGAGGATCTTCTGTCTACAGTCCCAGAGATCAATGATGCCTTGGATCCTGTACGTGATGAGAATACCAAACATTCCCAGTACGCAACAGCCATGGAGAATCTTAAGCATATCTTCACTGTGCAATCGAGTGTCTCAAAGACTATGCAGTGGATTGAAGAGGATAAATTGCTCCATGCTCACCAGTGTCTGTCTGATTTGGAGAACTCCCGGGATGACCTGTTGTTTGAGCTGCACAAACTTCCAAAGCAGTATGTGCATGATAAGATAACGCTGAAGAGGTATTTTGAGAAGGTGGAGACTGTTTCCCAGGAGCTGGAACGGAAGATTCGCTTGATACTCAATAGGGCACTAAATACTGTCCGGAAGGAGCCGACGGTGATAGTGACAGCACTGAGGATAATAGAGCGTGAAGAGAAGAGTGATCAGTTTGCCATTGCGCAGCAGAAGCAGACGGGCTTTATGCCTCCGGGAAGACCCAAACAATGGCGGAAAATGGCAATGGAAGTGCTCAATAAATCGGTGGTTCAGAGAATTGAAGGATCGATGCTGGAAGAGCGAACGGACAATAAGCTGTGGCTAGTGAGAAATTTAGAAATTACTCGGCAATTCATGCAGGAAGATCTCAGAGTAGTGAAATCTCTCTGTGTTCCTTGCTTCCCGCCTCACTACGATATTTTCAATGAGTACGTAAAAATGTACCATTCGGCCTTGTCGAAATCCTTGGAGGAGATTGTAATGCAAGGTTTAGAGGGAAATGAGTACGTATCGATTTTGTCTTGGATCACAAACACCTATACTGGAGCTGAATTGATGGCTCATCCGGAACTCCGTGTAGACTTGTCCATAGTTGGACCACTGATAAAACCTGAGCTCCTGAAGCAAATGGAGACGGAATATCTGAAAACCATGGAGAGAAATTATGAGGAATGGATGACAAAGACACTGGAGACTGAAAAGCAGGATTGGCAGAATGGATCACCGCCAGATGAGGAGGATCAAGAGAAATATTATCATACTTCAGCTCCTGTTATTATATTCCAGATGATTGATCAAAATCTCCAAGTGACCAATACCATTCATGCTGAATTGACCTTCAATGCCTTGGTTCTAAGTGTCCAGCAAGTTGTGATCTACGGAAGGAAATACCGTGTGGGAATATTTGAGTTCAAGGAGGCACATTTCCGGGACAGAAGTCGAGCTCCCTATTTCACTCAGCACATGATTACCATTGTTAACAATTGTCAGCAGATGATTGAACTGGCGCATCAAATGAAGCAGCTGTACTGGCCAAAATCTCGCACAGATCGCTATGAACACTTTGAGGAACTCACGAGTACGTTCCAGCAACTACGCGATGAAGCAGCATCATTTCTGCTAGAGGAAGCTTTCTTGGACCTCGAAGTGCACTTCAATGAACTCTTCACTGCGAAATGGACAGGATCCAATGTCACTGTGGAAACCATCTGTGCCACTTTAGCTGACTACTTCAATGACTACAACCATCTCAGAGTCATCAATTTTGAATATGTCATCCAGGAAGCTCAGAAGATTGTCGTAAAGCGCTATCTCCGGGCTATGCTGTCCAAGAGGATCAGCAAACCACGTCAGGAATGCCATGTCCTGGCCAAGAAAATCAACGAGGAAACCAATCAACTCCGGGCTCTTTTTGACGAGACAGGATGTGGTGCCAAGGGTTCAGACTCTCCCATCAAAATCATTTCAACTCTGGCCAATCTGTTAACTTGCGATTTTGAGATGCTAGTACTGGATCTGCATACACTCTTTGCCAATTATCCGTCAATCAGTGAGGATCAACTTATGCGCCTCTTCTACATTCGCAATGACATCAAGGCTACGGAAGTGAAGGAAAAAATTCAGGATGCAATGCGATCCAGGAAAAATACGGTAAGTCATGACAAGCAAGATAGTATTTTCAAAGAGATCGTCTTCTCAGACAGattatggtaa